Below is a genomic region from Zea mays cultivar B73 chromosome 9, Zm-B73-REFERENCE-NAM-5.0, whole genome shotgun sequence.
gagccgaaggtgtgtccgttgcttgagggggccctcgggcgagtcgtgaatcctccggggtcggccgcccttgcccgaggctgggctcgggcgaggcgagatcgtgtcccttgagtggaccgagccttgacttaatcgcacccatcaggcctttgcagctttgtgctgatggggttaccagctgagataaggagtcttgggggtacccctaattatggtccccgacagtattgTTGTCCTGCTACAgctatacacacacacacacatatggtcttgttataggtgGACAACTATAGGATGACTAGGAGTCGACTAGGCTCGACTAATCGAGTGAATCGACAACTAAACGCGATTAATCAACTTATCGGTGCTCAGGCGACTAGAGTTGACTAGCCGAATTTAAAACCTTGATATGAGATAGGTATCAATATCCGAATGCTCCATATCCAGTTTTGAGATCTGAGAAAACATATGGGATATGGGACAAAATGCAGGATCACTGGTATCCGTCTGTAACCGATCTGGTTTCATCCCTAACTGCAGTGACAAAACTAGTAAAGAAAGCTGGTACAGTGATCTACATGAGGAAAGAACTACATTGCCTAAGTGTGTGATATTGTCTTAATGACATTTCATGATTAATAAAGATTTGCATCATCATCTGACCTCGGATGACATTTACCAATGGCATTTTGTGGCTTCAACATCTTCCATCTTTGCAGTAAAATATAAGTAACATTTActtgaacaagtgaccaacaggcaACATTGAAATTGCACTAAATGCTGCACTTCATTGCAGAATGGCACGGAAGGAATTCATTAAAAAAATTAGTACCTCAGAATGGTATAAGCAGTCTATTTCATAGGAGCTACCCCATTACCATCATGATCAGCATCTTCTATGTCCATCCCATCATACATTTTCGGGCTTGCAACATATtcatcttttgctaatttgcttgAACTCCTTTTACTATACTTCTTATAGGGATCCACCAAATCATCCTTCTGTGTAATCACATGAGGACCTTTTCCTTTAGCTTTCATGCTTTCCTCAGTGCGTTTACCTTTCACACATTCCAGCGCAAGAACCACTGTGACAGAGGAATCAGAATTCCTAAGGCCCTTTAATACCCTGTTGCAACCTGGTTCTTCTTCATCAAGCTGAGCCATCATATTTGTTACGCAAATATCCTGATTTGTGTTGCAAATCCTACTAGCAACCCCATCATTCTTCCCCTTGGCTGGATCGGCAGAGGCACCACCTGAACGTGAAATCCTCTGTGATCCATTCATTGCCAGGTGCAGCTGCAAAGCTAACTCTTCGTCCGGCAGAACTGGAACATCACTGCCCCTTCCGACCAACCCACTGCCGCCAACAGCGTCGTTCCCCCGCTTAGAAGCGGGCTTCACCTCCACAGCCTTCCTCAGAGCGTTCTCCCTGGCAACGGATGTACGATCCCAGATGCAAGCATCCAGATTCAGCCCCAAATTGAAGCCCCCGTTCTTCGATCTCACGGTGGGACGGCAATCGACGCAGAGGAAATCCTCCACATCGACCGGCTGGATCACGGCCGTGCGGTGTTCGGCAGGGATACAGGATCGATGGACATAGCGGTTGCAGCGGCGACAGACGACGGCGGAATCCTCGGGCGGCAGGTTGTCGAGGGAGAGGCAGTAAGAGCATACAGCGCCACAGCGGACCAGGGAGAGGCATTCGGCGCAGAGGAGGACGACGCGCCATAGGGAACTGAGTGGACAGAGCGGGCGGCGCTTGGGCCTGGCCCCCGGCTGGGGCGTTCGGAAGCGGAAGCCGCAGCAGTGGCACTGGCTGAGATCGGGCAGGCGACGCGCGGGCAGTGGTGGCGCAGGTGGTGGCAGGGGCGGGCGAGGGGCAGCGGCGCGGCGACGCGGGCGGTGCTTAGAAAGGAGGCGGGGCGGCGGAGCGGGGTGATCGGCGTCGGAGGCAAGTGCGTTGGGTGCGTCTTGCTCTTGCACCATTGGATGAAAGCGTCACAGGCTCAGCTTAGGGTTTGGGAGTGGCGTGGTCCGACTGGGCTTTCGGCCTTTCGCCTTTCGGGATGCGGTGGGATTCTAGCATATATTTAAAATAAAACACAAAATAAATCGTAGAACATATAATTAAGAAAAATCTATAATTCGAATAAAGTATATAAAATATGAAACAAATCATATCTTGTAAAAAATAAAACTGTATAGATTAAACAAATTAAATAAAatgaaaaaaattaaaaaaatatataGTTCAAAATAAAACTACTACTCATCAT
It encodes:
- the LOC100276982 gene encoding uncharacterized LOC100276982 → MVQEQDAPNALASDADHPAPPPRLLSKHRPRRRAAAPRPPLPPPAPPLPARRLPDLSQCHCCGFRFRTPQPGARPKRRPLCPLSSLWRVVLLCAECLSLVRCGAVCSYCLSLDNLPPEDSAVVCRRCNRYVHRSCIPAEHRTAVIQPVDVEDFLCVDCRPTVRSKNGGFNLGLNLDACIWDRTSVARENALRKAVEVKPASKRGNDAVGGSGLVGRGSDVPVLPDEELALQLHLAMNGSQRISRSGGASADPAKGKNDGVASRICNTNQDICVTNMMAQLDEEEPGCNRVLKGLRNSDSSVTVVLALECVKGKRTEESMKAKGKGPHVITQKDDLVDPYKKYSKRSSSKLAKDEYVASPKMYDGMDIEDADHDGNGVAPMK